In Mastomys coucha isolate ucsf_1 unplaced genomic scaffold, UCSF_Mcou_1 pScaffold9, whole genome shotgun sequence, the genomic window TTTCCCCAGTCGTGCGAACAAAGTGAAATGTATCCAGATGACAGTGGGTGTTTTGTTTACCAGCTGAAAACAGAAAAGTGGTGTGCATTCTGGGCTAACATGtaactcttttcttctcccctctgaCTTCTCCAGATGCACATTTTAAGACTTATCTGTTGGACTGTGAACACAATCCAGGGGACTTATCAAGTGCCCCCCAGGTCACCAAGCAGCCACAGAAGCGCTCCCGGGCTGCCTTCTCTCACACTCAGGTGATTGAGTTGGAGAGGAAGTTCAGCCATCAGAAGTACCTCTCTGCCCCTGAAAGGGCTCACCTGGCCAAGAACCTCAAACTCACCGAAACCCAAGTCAAAATATGGTTCCAGAACAGACGCTATAAGACTAAGCGAAAGCAGCTGTCGGAAGACCTGGGAGTCTTGGAGAAGAACTCACCGTTGTCTTTGCCAACTCTGAAAGATGACGGCTTGCCCAGTGCCTCCTTGGTCTCTGTGTATACTAGCTACCCCTACTACCCCTACTTGTACTGTCTGGGCAGCTGGCATCCAACTTTCTGGTAACAACAGTTCCAATGATAACTGCATGTCAGAAACTGCCTTCTCCAGGGAGTCTCTGGGAAAAAGCTAAAGTGGCTCATGTCAAGGAGTCGGGAGCAAGAAATGTACAGATGCAAACTGTTGAGGGTTCCCAGGGAACAGTCCAGTTCTTCTCTGGTGGGCCAGTGAATGATCTGGGGCAGTGGCTATTTTAGTATGTAGTCACAGTTCCAAGTGTTCTGTAGCTCACTGCTGTCAGCTCCGTTTAGAGAGAGCCAGACCAGTTCAAATCCTGTTTCCAGAACTTAGAGTGTCTATGGATGCAATGGCTACATCATTCCTAAGAATTCTGTTTGCTGCATCTCCATCCTCTCCCATAATCGAGCATCATGGAAGGGCCAAGCAAGGGGAGGAATGGCCCCTTAGATGAGGATTTCCTCTTGAATTAAACTTGGGGTAAAAAGTCTCTTGTTGGCCTTGGACTCTGGCCAGAGTTTCTCTCTGCCCTTGTAAAAGTGAGGGTAAACGGAAGATTTGAagaatgggggaaaaaaacataGTGATTGAGGCAGGTTGGCATAGGCCGTGAAGGGGGTGGAAGGTGGAATTTTCAACTTCTTACCCTTTTCGCAGTGATGTGCCAGTCCAAGGATTTACAGGGCAGCCTGAGTGCGGCAGGATACACACACTGAGGGGGATAAAACAAGCTGTGTAAACAGTTTGCCTGCAGGGGTGGGCTTCAAAACAGACTTCCTGTCCAAGGCCTAGGCCTATGGGGTTTCAACGCTCCAGGTGAATGCTTCCATCATGACTTTTTATTACCAGTGAAGAAAAGGCCTCTCCCGCCCTTCCTGCCTTCGGGGGAGAACTTAGGCTCAGGAGGTCTGCAGCTTCCCTGGCCTGAAAATTCACACTTCATGATGACAGATGTGCTAGCATTTTTAAACAAAggaccttccttccctccttttatttcttgttctttcctACAGGACTCCTCCATTCACGCTTTTCATCTGTGCCTGTCTTACTTAGTGTAAGATTTGCTCCCACCATCTCCAAAGTTTTAATTTTCCTGGTTTAACAATTAACTAGCTACTGACATGTtatgacatactttaaaaaaaaaattagcaactcatctctttcctttaaaaacactCAGCGTTAAATCCCAAGCCCTATTTAAAGACATGAGAGCTGAAGATCACAGTTTCTTTCACAGGGCTTTCTGCTGGCTGAATGTTACAGTTCAAAGGTTGATGCCCACTGGGGTCATGGGGATCCCTGTAGGCAGAGGAGGTTTAGGGGCGTCTGTTTTTCATGCATAAGGAAGAACAGGACAAAAGGAAGGGCTGGCACTGCTGAGGGGTCTTGGAGAGATGGAGGGGTCTTGGGCAGGGCATGGCTGCCAGCCCAAGCCAACCAGCAACCAAGGAGCTGATAGCTTTCAGGAAGATGCTATAAGGAGAGGTAAACTGTCTTCAAAATACAACCTCGCCGTGGCTTCCATCCACAGACAAGTGCGTAAATGCTTTGGAGAACTGTGTTTAGGGACTACCCTAAAATGGTAGAAGTGAGAAAGAGGAATGGTAGTCCCTCTGTTTCCATCCTGAAATCTCAGGTAACCTGCTGAGTGGGAGTTAACGGAGGCAGAGCACACTTATAGCAACTGAGGCTTTCTTGGGGCCAGGAAATCCCTTTATCCCACCACTCAGTGCTATACAGTGAGAAATCTTTTAATTTCCTCCTTTTAAATGGGCCAACTTACTGTTGGTGGCAAAACTGCCAAAGGAAGTTGATAGAAAGTTGGCTGCTTGTACCCCGTTCTTTTACTGCCAGGGGCCCCATTGTTAAAGTCTTGTTCAGTGCCCCTTGTTGCTGACCACTGCGGTAGCATTAGACCACACCAAAGCTGGAGGAGTCCAGTTCACTTCTTTCTATCTGTCTTTTGACTCTGAGTTCCCGATCAGTACTTTCTCTCCTCTCACTAGGACTAGAATCCATCTCAGCATGCACTTCCACTAAGATTAAACTATCAGAGTGTGCAGTGTGTGGCAAAGTCAGAAAGGGAAAGGCttgtgtttaaaattattttttggcgGGGTTGGGGAGGTCTGACTCCATTTTGCTTTCTTCATACTGGAACTAATCATTCACCCACACCTGAACTGGTAGAAACATGACCTGTTGTCTCCAGCATGCAAATGGGAAAGCGCTTTGGGTATCACCTGGGTGACATGTCTCTGTCCTGTTTCATCAGTTGGCTAGCAAACCCGGCTCTAACAGAAAAGTCCCGTCACTTGACGTTTAGTAAAGTACTCTaatcaaactttatttttctatggTTCTTTTTGCGACCTATGAGTGTCCTATAATAAAACCTCCATGTCTTTATTAGATACCTGCGTGTGTTCTTTAGATTCTTACAAATGGGTTTTCTTTTCagcttgcattttttttccatgGTGGCCGTGTTCCCACAGGACACTTGGCTGGCTTGACATGCCACAGGCCACAAAATCAATCAAAGCGACCATTCGGCAAGTAGCCAAGAGGGTTTCTTTTggcaatggcctctcctcccatcctggTAAATCAAGGGGAGGGAAAAGTCATGTCTGCTTGTGCTAAACCTTTACCTGCAGCAGCTGGTGTTGCTGACCCTGtcgtcccagcactcagaaggcggaggcaggaggatcagaagttcaaagccatatTTTTTGGCTGCACAGTGAGTTGCAGACCAACCCGACAacatgagaccccgtctcaaaaagaaaaaataccgcCCGCGTCTGTGTTGGAATATCCTGGGTGTACCTGAACACTTTCACATATTTAGTGACCCTGAGGGAACAAGATAATCACAGAAGTTTTCAAAATGTCCCATTTCTTATTCCTGGCTCCCTCACTCCTGAACGTGTCACCTGTGTCCCGAGTCCCATTAACTTCTTGTAAACAATGTCTCTGACATGGGATCACTAGTCTACAGCCCGCCCACCCTGAACGTGCCCAATCTCACCTGAAATGGGACCACAAGTGTTGAGGATAAGTTTTATGACTGCACTAATACACATAAACAGCACACCTCATCCCCCAGCATTTAAATAGTCCTAAAACCCCACAAAGCACCTCCTGGGCCCGATGGCCCTTGAGAGCTGGtggtctcctcccctccttcaaGGAAATAAAAGCTTAAGGGGAAGGTGCCTACTTCAGGCAATCCATATCATAATTTCAAAGTGCACCCTAATCTTTTAAGTACATCGCACACACAGGCAGGGCTTCTTGTAGCAGGCACGAAGCACGAGGTTTAATTTGCACAAATCTCCAGCTACCCTCCTGTTCCCGGGGAAAGCCATTAGCTCTCCAACTACAAAGCCTCTTGTGGCAAATTAACAGatgtcctctttttaaaaagtaaaccatTTAAAAGTAATCCAGGAAATTAAACAAAAGTCTcctatctttaaagaaaatcCCCCTCTGCCTTCTTTTGTCCTGTTTCCAACATTTTCTAATATCTCTGATAATCTTACAGTCTTTTCCCCAGCAGTTAGTTCCCTTGGCATGCCACATAGTCGTGCTATTTGAAATACACTGTCAACTTGCCTTTTGGTCTACTTCCTGTGGAAATTTCTCATCCACAGACTCCTGGGCA contains:
- the Nkx3-1 gene encoding homeobox protein Nkx-3.1; the encoded protein is MLRVAEPREARVEAGGCSPWAAPPTQSKRLTSFLIQDILRDRTERRGGHAGSPQHQHQPDPRRDPAPEPEEAGDRGVAPEDPPSIQPSPTETPAEPESDAHFKTYLLDCEHNPGDLSSAPQVTKQPQKRSRAAFSHTQVIELERKFSHQKYLSAPERAHLAKNLKLTETQVKIWFQNRRYKTKRKQLSEDLGVLEKNSPLSLPTLKDDGLPSASLVSVYTSYPYYPYLYCLGSWHPTFW